From Acomys russatus chromosome 2, mAcoRus1.1, whole genome shotgun sequence, one genomic window encodes:
- the LOC127206812 gene encoding small nuclear ribonucleoprotein Sm D3-like, whose translation MSIGVLIKVLHEAEDHIVTYGSLPCEANTAWRGGGELMEAEDNMNCQMFNIPVLYRDGRVAQLEQMYIRGSKIRFLILSDMLRNAPMLKSRKNENQGSEAGRGKTAVLKAQVAARGRGHGMGRGNIFQK comes from the exons ATGTCTATTGGTGTGCTGATTAAAGTCTTGCACGAAGCTGAGGACCACATAGTAACATATG GGTCCCTTCCATGTGAAGCTAACACtgcctggcggggggggggggagctcatGGAAGCTGAGGACAACATGAACTGCCAGATGTTCAACATCCCAGTCTTGTACAGAGATGGCCGAGTGGCACAGCTGGAACAGATGTACATACGTGGCAGCAAGATCCGATTTCTAATTTTGTCTGACATGTTGAGAAATGCACCCATGTTAAAgagcaggaaaaatgaaaaccaaggctcagaggcTGGCCGAGGAAAAACTGCTGTCCTGAAGGCCCAAGTGGCTGCAAGAGGAAGAGGGCATGGAATGGGGCGTGGAAACATCTTCCAGAAGTGA